In Flavobacterium sp. N1736, the following are encoded in one genomic region:
- a CDS encoding metallophosphoesterase, giving the protein MKLFLDNHFITKIKNYSLVITISFLLYSCATHKAQYGKNVSANETDNATDTIKIAHTLFLVGDAGNADEEQAQQTLELLHQKLKRANKKSTLVFLGDNIYPKGFPDGNNDSEKALAETKLNNQLKLTKGFKGKTIFIPGNHDWYSGIKGLELQADFVTKYLNDKKAFLPRKSCPIEDVKIDSTSTLVTIDSEWFLEDWDNHPTINDNCDIKTREDFFDELENILNKNQEKTVVIAIHHPLLSNGTHGGQFSLEKQLFPLENKIPLPVIGSFINLLRKTSGASPQDIQNKQYTIYAKRIKTLLQGQKNVIVVSGHDHNLQYINKENIKQIISGAGSKSEAARAINENDFSYGGNGYATLTLFKSGDAKVAYFGNENQKEKLLFEREIIKAKEINWAADVSNKFPATITTSIYSKKMTDKSLFHKFLFGQHYRKYYSLPIEARTATIDTLMGGLKPIREGGGHQSVSLRMSDPKGREYVMRAMKKSATAFLQSVAFKDQYIVNEFDDTYTENFLLDFYTTAHPYAPFAIGSMAYQLGISHTNPVLYYIPKQEGLKEFNSNFGDELYMVEERPADNHLDGKNFGNPTNIISTEDMMANLHKDEKYSVDEKEYMKARLFDMLIGDWDRHSDQWRWGEYKKGDKVIYKPIPRDRDQAFAKYDGTLLSILMNIPALRHMRTFKNKIDNVKWLSREPYPMDLAFLKTSEEKDWLEQAKFIQENLSDSDIDNAFKNMPKEVQDGTVEDIKRKLKNRKKELQKYAAEYSDVLAKTVMIAGTDKKDKFVINHNAKKSIEIQVYRIKKEGDELVYTKTVNDAKTKNLWIYGLDDTDVFEVVGDKKSNIKIRLIGGQNNDTYNIENGKKVIVYDFKSKNNTYNFSQGLGTKTKTQLTDDYDVNLYNYEKPKYNVISGLPNIGFNPDDGVKVGINLNYTVNNFKQNPYTQRHVINAFYYFATGGLEFNYVAHFPGLLGKWVIDVESLYTTPNFAMNYFGYGNETTYDDKEVGMDYNRVRIRKFNVSGAIRHVGRYGSEFSMQPIFQRMTVEETEDRFIDTPNIVNPNVFDSQNYGGLKMKYLFKNSDFAAKPTLGVAFMFSATWLTNLDESKQNFPTLESLLGFTHKIDHNGKLVLATLLKGKAVLNNNYDFYHGASLGGDTDLRGYRNERFLGSSYFSQSSDLRFTIGKIQKTIAPLTYGILGGFDYGRVWLDGEDSKKWHQDYGGGLWLNAINVLTARISYFKSPDEVGRVIFGAAYSF; this is encoded by the coding sequence TATTACTAAGATTAAAAATTATTCTTTAGTAATCACTATATCATTTTTACTGTATTCGTGTGCCACACACAAGGCACAATACGGTAAAAATGTGAGCGCTAACGAAACGGATAACGCAACAGATACTATAAAAATTGCACATACTTTATTTTTAGTTGGAGATGCAGGAAATGCTGATGAAGAACAGGCACAACAGACATTGGAATTATTGCATCAGAAATTAAAAAGGGCGAATAAAAAATCGACTTTAGTTTTTTTGGGAGATAATATTTACCCAAAAGGTTTTCCTGACGGCAACAACGATTCTGAAAAGGCTTTGGCAGAAACAAAACTGAATAATCAGTTAAAATTAACGAAGGGATTTAAAGGAAAAACAATATTTATTCCCGGAAATCATGATTGGTATAGCGGTATCAAAGGTCTGGAACTTCAGGCTGATTTTGTAACTAAATATTTAAACGATAAAAAAGCATTTCTTCCAAGAAAAAGCTGTCCTATCGAAGATGTAAAAATTGATAGTACTTCCACTTTGGTTACGATTGACAGTGAATGGTTTCTGGAAGATTGGGATAATCATCCAACAATAAACGATAATTGCGACATTAAAACCAGAGAAGATTTTTTTGATGAATTAGAAAACATTCTGAATAAAAATCAGGAAAAAACAGTGGTTATTGCGATTCATCATCCTTTGCTAAGCAACGGAACGCACGGAGGTCAGTTTTCGTTAGAGAAACAATTATTTCCTTTAGAGAACAAAATTCCGCTTCCGGTAATTGGTTCTTTTATTAATTTGCTGCGAAAGACGTCCGGCGCAAGTCCGCAGGACATTCAAAATAAACAATATACTATTTATGCAAAGCGAATTAAAACGTTATTGCAAGGTCAAAAAAATGTAATTGTAGTTTCAGGGCACGATCATAATCTTCAATATATTAATAAGGAAAACATCAAACAAATTATTAGCGGCGCCGGTTCTAAATCTGAGGCAGCAAGGGCAATTAATGAAAATGATTTTTCGTACGGAGGAAATGGTTATGCAACGCTGACTTTATTTAAAAGCGGTGATGCAAAAGTGGCTTACTTTGGAAATGAAAATCAAAAGGAAAAATTACTTTTTGAACGTGAGATTATAAAAGCTAAAGAAATTAACTGGGCAGCAGATGTTTCAAATAAATTTCCTGCAACTATTACAACATCTATTTATTCTAAAAAGATGACGGATAAAAGTTTGTTTCACAAGTTTTTATTTGGTCAGCATTACCGTAAATACTACAGTTTGCCAATCGAAGCCAGAACGGCAACGATTGATACTTTAATGGGCGGTTTAAAACCTATTCGCGAAGGCGGCGGGCATCAATCTGTATCGTTAAGAATGTCTGATCCCAAGGGAAGAGAATATGTAATGCGTGCCATGAAAAAAAGTGCTACTGCATTTTTACAGTCGGTTGCGTTTAAAGATCAATATATTGTAAATGAATTCGATGACACATATACTGAAAATTTTCTTTTAGATTTTTATACGACTGCTCATCCTTACGCCCCTTTTGCAATTGGCAGTATGGCATATCAGTTAGGTATTTCTCACACAAATCCTGTTTTATATTATATTCCGAAACAAGAAGGTTTAAAAGAATTCAATTCGAATTTTGGAGATGAATTATATATGGTCGAAGAAAGACCTGCGGATAATCATCTGGATGGTAAAAATTTTGGTAATCCAACCAATATTATCAGTACAGAAGATATGATGGCGAATCTTCATAAAGATGAAAAATATTCTGTTGATGAAAAAGAATATATGAAGGCGCGTTTATTTGATATGTTAATTGGTGATTGGGACAGACACAGCGATCAATGGCGTTGGGGAGAATACAAAAAAGGGGATAAAGTTATCTACAAACCTATTCCGCGCGATCGCGATCAGGCATTTGCAAAATACGACGGAACGTTACTTTCGATATTAATGAATATTCCGGCACTTCGCCACATGCGTACTTTCAAGAACAAAATTGATAATGTAAAATGGCTTTCCAGAGAACCTTATCCTATGGATTTGGCTTTCTTAAAAACTTCTGAAGAGAAGGACTGGCTTGAACAGGCTAAGTTTATTCAGGAAAATTTATCAGACAGTGATATTGATAATGCTTTTAAAAATATGCCGAAAGAAGTTCAGGATGGAACTGTTGAGGATATTAAACGCAAGCTGAAAAACAGGAAAAAAGAGTTGCAAAAATATGCTGCAGAATATTCAGATGTTCTGGCTAAAACGGTAATGATTGCGGGAACTGATAAAAAAGACAAATTTGTTATAAACCATAATGCCAAAAAAAGCATTGAAATTCAGGTGTACCGAATTAAAAAAGAAGGCGATGAACTGGTTTATACAAAAACGGTAAATGATGCAAAAACTAAAAATCTTTGGATTTATGGTTTAGACGATACGGATGTCTTTGAGGTTGTTGGCGATAAGAAATCGAACATAAAAATTCGTTTAATTGGCGGACAAAACAATGACACTTACAATATTGAAAACGGAAAAAAAGTGATTGTTTACGATTTTAAATCAAAAAACAATACTTATAATTTCTCCCAAGGTCTCGGGACGAAAACCAAAACACAGCTTACAGATGATTATGATGTAAACTTATACAATTACGAAAAACCAAAATATAATGTTATTTCAGGACTTCCAAATATTGGTTTTAATCCTGATGATGGCGTAAAAGTGGGTATTAATCTTAATTATACGGTTAACAATTTTAAACAGAATCCGTATACGCAAAGGCACGTTATAAATGCTTTTTACTATTTTGCTACGGGCGGTTTAGAATTTAATTATGTAGCTCACTTTCCGGGATTATTGGGTAAATGGGTTATTGATGTAGAATCGCTTTATACGACTCCAAATTTTGCCATGAATTATTTTGGATACGGAAATGAAACGACGTATGATGATAAAGAGGTGGGAATGGATTATAATCGTGTTCGTATTCGCAAATTTAATGTTTCGGGCGCTATAAGACACGTTGGGCGTTATGGAAGTGAATTTAGTATGCAGCCAATTTTTCAAAGAATGACGGTTGAAGAAACGGAAGACAGATTTATTGACACGCCAAATATTGTAAATCCGAATGTTTTTGACAGTCAGAATTATGGTGGTTTAAAAATGAAATATCTTTTTAAAAATTCTGATTTTGCAGCAAAACCTACTTTGGGAGTTGCATTTATGTTTTCGGCAACATGGCTGACTAATTTAGATGAAAGCAAACAAAACTTTCCAACTCTTGAAAGTCTTTTAGGTTTTACTCATAAAATCGATCATAACGGAAAATTAGTTTTAGCGACTCTTTTAAAAGGAAAAGCTGTTTTAAATAATAATTATGATTTTTATCACGGTGCGTCTTTGGGCGGAGATACTGATTTAAGAGGGTATAGAAACGAGCGCTTTTTAGGAAGTTCTTATTTTTCTCAAAGTAGTGATTTACGTTTTACTATTGGTAAAATTCAAAAAACAATCGCGCCATTAACGTACGGAATTCTGGGAGGTTTTGATTATGGAAGGGTTTGGCTTGACGGCGAAGATTCTAAAAAATGGCATCAGGATTATGGCGGCGGACTTTGGTTAAACGCTATTAATGTGCTTACTGCCCGAATTTCTTATTTTAAATCTCCTGATGAAGTAGGTAGAGTTATTTTTGGAGCGGCGTATAGCTTTTAG
- a CDS encoding ABC transporter ATP-binding protein — METILTIENLNKRYGRIQALKNVSFEIQKGRVYGILGPNGSGKSTTLGIVLNVVNKTSGEYRWFDGKIQTHEALKKVGAIIERPNFYPYMTAEENLKLVCKIKSIDYSKIIEKLDLVGLSERKDSKFSTFSLGMKQRLAIASALLNDPEILILDEPTNGLDPQGIHQIRDIIKTIASQGTTILLASHLLDEVEKVCSHVIVLRKGEILYSGSVDGMSANEGFFEIMADDNIALKFALKDHAAVDRITEEEGKLLVYLKSDFSASELNQYLFSKNITLSHLVKRKNSLEAQFLELTKNATAKTN, encoded by the coding sequence TTGGAAACCATTCTTACTATTGAAAATCTTAACAAACGATACGGGCGTATTCAAGCCTTAAAAAATGTGTCTTTTGAAATACAAAAAGGCCGTGTTTATGGCATTTTGGGTCCTAACGGAAGCGGAAAATCAACCACTTTAGGAATTGTGCTGAATGTTGTTAACAAAACATCCGGCGAATATCGCTGGTTCGACGGAAAAATTCAAACGCACGAAGCTCTCAAAAAAGTTGGCGCTATTATAGAAAGACCAAATTTTTACCCGTACATGACTGCCGAAGAAAACCTGAAATTAGTCTGCAAAATAAAAAGTATTGACTATTCTAAAATCATTGAAAAATTGGATTTAGTAGGTTTATCGGAACGAAAAGACAGTAAATTCAGTACGTTTTCTTTAGGAATGAAACAGCGTTTGGCAATTGCTTCGGCGCTTTTAAATGATCCTGAAATTTTAATTTTAGATGAGCCAACAAACGGTTTAGACCCACAAGGAATTCACCAGATTCGGGATATTATTAAGACAATTGCTTCGCAGGGAACGACCATTTTACTGGCTTCGCATTTATTGGATGAAGTTGAAAAAGTGTGTTCGCATGTTATTGTTTTACGAAAAGGAGAAATTTTATACTCAGGTTCTGTTGATGGAATGTCTGCAAATGAAGGTTTCTTTGAAATTATGGCTGATGACAATATTGCTTTAAAATTTGCCTTAAAAGATCATGCTGCCGTTGATAGAATTACTGAGGAAGAAGGGAAATTATTGGTGTATTTAAAATCAGATTTCTCGGCTTCAGAATTAAATCAGTATTTATTTTCTAAAAACATTACGTTGAGTCATTTAGTAAAACGTAAAAATAGTTTAGAAGCACAATTTTTAGAATTAACCAAAAACGCAACTGCCAAAACCAACTAA
- a CDS encoding ABC transporter permease translates to MNRLISIELQKIWKNKASRVLTLTYFILLSFIALIASIKFDFGVVKIHVAEMGIFNFPFIWHFNTYIAAWLKLFLAIVIVSMMANEYSYGTLKQNLIDGLSKKEFILSKFLTVVVFALCSTVFVFVMSLILGFSFSSYTELDVVFMDLDYLLAFFVKLMGFFSFCLFLGIFVKRSAFALGFLLVWSILEGIIKGLLIFQVFPNSNKADYITQFLPLEAMSNLIIEPFTRLSVIKTIGNQIGIENTKDYHVHYFSIFIVLIWTFLFVYFSYRILKNRDL, encoded by the coding sequence ATGAACCGACTTATATCTATAGAATTACAAAAAATCTGGAAAAACAAGGCCAGTCGTGTCCTTACTTTAACCTATTTTATTTTACTTTCTTTTATTGCCTTAATTGCCTCTATAAAATTTGATTTTGGCGTTGTTAAAATTCACGTTGCCGAAATGGGAATTTTCAATTTTCCTTTTATCTGGCATTTTAACACGTATATTGCTGCGTGGCTAAAACTCTTTTTAGCAATTGTAATCGTTTCTATGATGGCAAATGAATATAGTTATGGAACTTTAAAACAGAATTTAATTGACGGTTTAAGCAAAAAGGAATTTATTCTGTCAAAATTTCTAACTGTTGTCGTTTTTGCATTATGCTCGACAGTTTTTGTTTTTGTAATGAGTTTAATTTTAGGATTTAGCTTTTCATCTTATACAGAACTTGACGTTGTTTTTATGGATTTGGATTATCTTTTGGCGTTTTTTGTAAAGCTAATGGGTTTCTTTTCGTTCTGTTTATTTTTAGGGATTTTTGTAAAAAGGTCTGCTTTTGCTTTAGGTTTTCTTTTGGTTTGGAGTATTTTAGAAGGCATTATTAAAGGTCTTCTGATCTTTCAGGTTTTCCCAAACAGCAATAAAGCAGATTATATCACGCAATTTTTGCCATTAGAAGCTATGTCTAATTTAATTATTGAACCTTTCACAAGATTATCGGTAATAAAAACTATTGGAAACCAAATTGGTATTGAAAATACAAAGGATTATCATGTACATTATTTTTCGATTTTTATTGTTTTAATATGGACATTTTTATTTGTTTATTTTTCTTACAGAATATTAAAAAATAGAGATTTATAG
- a CDS encoding choice-of-anchor L domain-containing protein produces the protein MNYLKSFLLFLFLGCISAKVNAQFIKVDDQKTPQQLIENILVNSSCVSVSNTSEKGDTFSPGQNSYAYFNANSTGFPFPEGVVLTTSKSKNAIGPYISDLGDGSPNWLGDADLDQMLGINSINATSLEFDFVPLTNFLSFNYIFASNEYQFYFPCVFSDGFAFLIKEAGTSDPYKNLAVLPNTTTPVSSTKVHPKIETFIDTDGKVYEGCPAINENYFNGLNDISSPVNYAGQTIVMNAQTNVIAGKKYHIKLVIADDKNRYYDSAVFLEAGSFSSKIDFGTDRTVSDGNPVCYGDKMTLNTNLAPTYSYKWYKDGLIISGANTPSYSPTESGTYKVEVTLTPSVCVLKGEIKIEFAPEVLATNTALIQCDDNTDGISVFDLTKVNNIVKNNDSEILNKGFYESLVDAESKINPILTPEKYTNKSSGQIVFARLENKYGCYKIAQVTLQISNNVIPNQNPVATCDRDEIQDGFYQFNLDEQVTPQIILGLPAGSIIQYYLNAADAVTGTNQALNVFKNTVAFTQTIYAKVVNGPDCYAITPVTLVVNTFDPPNFEDETKYLCKGGQIDLAVDPGFASYVWNTGSNANHIIVITASDYSVIVKDANDCEKTKKFKVILSEPAVITGASIKDFSANENSVSLEYTGVGNYEFSLDGIIFQDQPLFTNVTPGIYNAIARDKNGCGLSNSYVVYVLDYPRFFTPNGDGYNDVWFIKNLDQLPDYTLYIFDRYGKLLKQMNQNNSGWNGIFNGQQLPSDDYWFNLTFIDGKIVKGHFSLKR, from the coding sequence ATGAATTATTTAAAAAGTTTTTTGTTATTTTTATTCCTCGGTTGTATATCTGCAAAGGTAAATGCCCAATTTATAAAGGTTGATGACCAAAAAACACCACAGCAGCTTATTGAAAATATTTTAGTAAACAGTTCTTGCGTTTCTGTTTCTAATACCTCAGAAAAAGGAGATACTTTTAGTCCGGGTCAAAATAGTTATGCCTATTTTAACGCGAACTCAACCGGTTTTCCTTTTCCTGAAGGTGTTGTTTTAACGACTTCTAAAAGTAAAAATGCAATTGGTCCTTATATAAGTGATCTGGGCGACGGAAGTCCAAACTGGCTTGGAGACGCAGATTTAGATCAAATGTTGGGTATTAATTCTATAAATGCTACTTCGCTAGAATTTGATTTTGTGCCTTTAACTAACTTTTTAAGTTTCAATTATATTTTTGCATCTAATGAATATCAGTTCTATTTTCCCTGTGTTTTTTCAGATGGTTTTGCATTTTTAATTAAAGAAGCCGGCACAAGTGATCCTTATAAAAATTTAGCGGTTTTACCCAATACAACGACTCCTGTTTCTTCTACAAAAGTTCATCCTAAAATTGAAACGTTTATTGATACCGACGGCAAAGTATATGAAGGCTGCCCTGCTATAAATGAAAACTATTTTAATGGTTTAAATGATATCTCGAGCCCGGTAAATTACGCCGGACAAACTATTGTCATGAATGCACAAACGAATGTAATTGCAGGAAAAAAATACCATATAAAACTTGTTATTGCCGATGATAAAAATAGATATTACGATTCGGCTGTATTTTTAGAAGCCGGAAGTTTCTCTTCAAAAATTGATTTTGGAACTGACAGAACAGTTTCAGACGGAAATCCTGTTTGTTATGGAGATAAAATGACATTAAATACAAATTTAGCCCCCACATATTCCTATAAATGGTATAAAGACGGGCTTATAATTAGCGGTGCGAATACGCCTTCCTATTCTCCAACCGAATCTGGAACTTATAAGGTAGAAGTAACGCTAACGCCTTCTGTTTGTGTTTTAAAAGGTGAAATTAAAATTGAATTTGCTCCCGAAGTTTTAGCTACAAATACTGCTTTAATACAATGCGATGATAATACAGACGGAATCTCTGTATTCGATTTAACTAAAGTAAATAATATTGTAAAAAATAATGATTCGGAAATTCTAAACAAAGGATTTTATGAATCATTAGTTGATGCGGAATCGAAAATAAATCCAATTTTAACTCCGGAAAAATATACCAATAAATCCTCCGGTCAAATTGTTTTTGCAAGACTGGAAAACAAATACGGATGCTATAAAATTGCGCAGGTAACATTACAAATTTCGAATAATGTTATCCCAAATCAAAATCCGGTAGCAACTTGTGACAGAGATGAAATTCAGGATGGTTTTTATCAATTTAATCTGGATGAACAAGTTACGCCTCAAATTATTTTGGGATTACCAGCAGGATCAATTATACAGTATTATTTAAATGCTGCTGATGCAGTAACAGGAACAAATCAGGCACTTAATGTCTTTAAAAATACAGTTGCTTTTACTCAAACTATTTATGCAAAAGTTGTAAATGGACCTGATTGTTATGCTATTACTCCTGTAACACTTGTTGTAAATACTTTTGATCCGCCAAATTTTGAAGATGAGACTAAATATTTATGTAAAGGCGGTCAAATCGATTTAGCAGTAGATCCTGGTTTCGCCAGCTATGTGTGGAATACGGGAAGCAATGCAAACCATATAATTGTTATTACTGCATCAGATTATTCGGTTATCGTTAAAGATGCCAACGATTGCGAGAAAACGAAAAAATTCAAAGTAATTTTATCAGAACCAGCTGTAATCACGGGAGCAAGTATAAAAGATTTTTCTGCAAATGAAAATTCAGTTTCATTAGAATATACAGGAGTTGGAAATTACGAATTTTCATTGGATGGAATTATTTTTCAGGATCAGCCCTTATTTACCAATGTAACGCCGGGAATTTATAATGCTATTGCCAGAGACAAAAATGGCTGCGGATTATCAAACTCTTATGTGGTATATGTTTTGGATTATCCTAGATTTTTTACTCCAAATGGAGATGGTTATAATGATGTATGGTTCATTAAAAATTTAGACCAGCTTCCTGATTATACTCTTTATATTTTTGATCGTTACGGTAAACTTCTTAAACAAATGAATCAAAACAATAGTGGCTGGAACGGTATTTTCAACGGTCAGCAATTACCATCTGACGATTATTGGTTTAACTTAACTTTTATTGATGGCAAAATAGTAAAAGGTCATTTTAGTTTAAAAAGATAA
- the typA gene encoding translational GTPase TypA has protein sequence MESIRNIAIIAHVDHGKTTLVDKIMYHCQLFRDNENTGDLILDNNDLERERGITITSKNVSVQYKGTKINIIDTPGHADFGGEVERVLNMADGVCLLVDAFEGPMPQTRFVLQKAIDLGLKPCVVINKVDKENCTPEEVHEKVFDLMFELGASEEQLDFPTVYGSAKNNWMSDDWKNQTDNIEPLLDMVIKNVPAPKVSEGTPQMLITSLDFSAFTGRIAIGRLERGVLNEGMPISLVKRDGKVIKSRIKELHTFEGLGRKKVQQVIAGDICAIIGIEGFEIGDTIADSENPEALQTIAIDEPTMSMLFTINDSPFFGKEGKFVTSRHIRERLTKELEKNLAMKLGETDSADKFMVFGRGVLHLSVLIETMRREGYELQIGQPQVIIKEIDGKKCEPIEELTIDLPENLSGRAVEFVTMRKGEMLSMETKGERMIVKFNIPSRGIIGLRNQLLTATAGEAIMAHRFIGYEPYKGEISGRNKGSLISMEKGKAIPYSIDKLQDRGKFFVEPNAEIYEGQVIGENSRADDMCVNVTKEKKQSNVRSSGNDEKARIIPPIIFSLEEALEYIQKDEYVEVTPKSIRLRKIYLTETDRKRFKF, from the coding sequence ATGGAATCTATTAGAAATATTGCAATTATTGCCCACGTCGATCACGGTAAAACCACTTTGGTTGATAAAATTATGTATCACTGTCAATTATTTCGTGACAACGAAAATACAGGTGATTTAATTCTTGATAATAACGATTTAGAGCGTGAAAGAGGTATTACTATTACTTCTAAAAACGTTTCTGTTCAATACAAAGGAACAAAAATCAATATTATTGACACTCCAGGCCACGCGGATTTTGGAGGTGAAGTAGAACGTGTATTGAACATGGCCGATGGTGTATGTTTATTAGTGGATGCTTTTGAAGGCCCAATGCCACAAACTCGTTTTGTATTACAAAAAGCTATTGACTTAGGTCTTAAACCATGCGTAGTTATCAATAAAGTTGATAAAGAAAACTGTACTCCTGAAGAAGTTCATGAAAAAGTTTTTGACTTAATGTTTGAATTAGGTGCTTCTGAAGAGCAATTAGATTTTCCAACTGTTTACGGTTCTGCTAAAAACAACTGGATGTCTGACGATTGGAAAAACCAAACTGACAACATCGAGCCTTTATTAGACATGGTAATCAAAAATGTACCGGCTCCTAAAGTATCAGAAGGAACACCACAAATGTTGATTACATCTTTAGATTTCTCTGCATTTACAGGTCGTATCGCTATTGGTCGTCTTGAAAGAGGTGTGTTGAATGAAGGAATGCCAATTTCTTTGGTAAAAAGAGATGGTAAAGTTATAAAATCACGTATTAAAGAATTACATACTTTTGAAGGTTTAGGCCGTAAAAAAGTACAACAAGTAATTGCTGGTGATATTTGTGCTATTATTGGAATTGAAGGTTTTGAAATTGGTGATACAATCGCCGATTCTGAAAATCCTGAAGCTTTACAAACTATCGCAATTGATGAGCCAACAATGAGTATGTTGTTTACAATTAACGATTCACCTTTCTTTGGTAAAGAAGGTAAATTTGTAACTTCTCGTCATATTAGAGAAAGATTGACAAAAGAATTAGAGAAAAACTTAGCTATGAAGTTAGGTGAAACTGATTCTGCTGATAAATTCATGGTTTTTGGTCGTGGAGTACTTCACTTATCTGTTCTTATTGAAACAATGAGAAGAGAAGGGTATGAGTTACAAATTGGTCAGCCACAAGTTATCATCAAAGAAATTGATGGTAAAAAATGTGAGCCAATTGAGGAATTAACTATTGACTTACCAGAAAATCTTTCAGGTAGAGCAGTTGAATTCGTTACAATGCGTAAAGGAGAAATGCTTTCTATGGAAACTAAAGGGGAACGTATGATTGTAAAATTTAATATTCCATCACGTGGAATTATTGGATTACGTAACCAATTATTAACTGCAACAGCTGGTGAAGCTATTATGGCTCACCGTTTTATTGGATATGAGCCTTACAAAGGAGAAATTTCAGGACGTAACAAAGGTTCTTTGATTTCTATGGAAAAAGGAAAAGCTATTCCTTATTCTATCGATAAATTACAAGATCGTGGTAAGTTTTTTGTTGAACCAAATGCTGAAATCTACGAAGGTCAGGTAATTGGAGAAAACTCTCGTGCTGATGATATGTGTGTAAACGTAACTAAAGAGAAAAAACAATCTAACGTTCGTTCTTCTGGAAATGATGAAAAAGCAAGAATCATTCCACCAATTATTTTCTCTCTTGAAGAAGCTTTAGAGTATATTCAAAAAGATGAATATGTAGAGGTTACACCAAAATCTATTCGTTTGAGAAAAATCTATTTGACAGAAACTGATAGAAAAAGATTTAAATTCTAA